The Tautonia rosea genome includes a region encoding these proteins:
- a CDS encoding lactate racemase domain-containing protein — protein sequence MEFPPIAQVRQSVPQPRVDDIPGTVRRLIRESRITDRVPAGGRVAVGVGSRGINTIFVIAKAAIDELKAMGFHPFIVAAMGSHGGNTSEGQRELLAEYGITPDRLGVEVKTDMETTVIGTSPIGLPIHFDNNALAADGIVLLNRVKPHTDFTSEFESGILKMMVIGLGKREGASQIHKLGLTGMREVLPAVGKFLIKNTPFALGLAILENAKDEPAEIVPVDPDTILDIEPQLLQRARALMGRLPFDQIDVLVVGEIGKNYSGAGMDPNVIGRLMVETMPDFDRPKVTRLAVLDVSEESHGNIVGVGFADLATERIVEKMDPEPFRINVLTSCFLERARIPITLPTDQEVLRVCLETCWRISPDEARVVFIPNTLEVDHLWVTPALKADVEAHPHLSFETDFQSIPLDEAGTLDQESLFPHSVRGRRASGAYVSA from the coding sequence ATGGAGTTCCCGCCGATCGCCCAGGTCCGCCAGTCCGTTCCTCAGCCCCGGGTCGATGACATTCCTGGCACCGTCCGCCGCCTGATCCGCGAAAGCCGGATCACCGATCGTGTGCCGGCCGGTGGGCGTGTGGCGGTTGGGGTCGGAAGCCGAGGGATCAACACCATCTTCGTCATTGCCAAGGCGGCGATCGACGAACTCAAGGCGATGGGCTTCCACCCCTTTATTGTCGCCGCAATGGGCAGTCACGGTGGCAACACCTCCGAAGGGCAGCGCGAGCTATTGGCCGAGTACGGCATCACCCCCGATCGCCTTGGCGTCGAGGTGAAGACCGACATGGAAACGACCGTCATCGGCACCAGCCCGATCGGCCTTCCCATCCACTTCGACAATAACGCCCTGGCTGCCGACGGCATCGTTCTGCTCAACCGCGTCAAACCACACACCGACTTCACCAGCGAGTTCGAGTCGGGCATCCTCAAGATGATGGTCATCGGCCTCGGCAAGCGCGAAGGGGCCAGCCAGATTCACAAGCTTGGCCTCACCGGCATGCGGGAGGTGCTCCCGGCCGTGGGCAAGTTCCTGATCAAGAACACCCCCTTCGCGCTTGGCCTTGCCATCCTCGAAAACGCAAAGGACGAACCGGCTGAGATCGTCCCTGTCGATCCCGACACGATCCTCGACATCGAGCCTCAACTCTTGCAGCGAGCCCGAGCTTTGATGGGGCGATTGCCCTTCGATCAGATCGACGTGCTCGTCGTCGGAGAGATCGGTAAGAATTACTCCGGAGCCGGCATGGACCCCAACGTCATCGGCCGACTGATGGTCGAGACGATGCCCGACTTCGACCGCCCAAAGGTCACTCGCCTGGCCGTCCTCGATGTTTCCGAGGAAAGCCACGGCAATATCGTCGGCGTCGGCTTCGCCGACCTGGCCACCGAGCGGATCGTTGAGAAGATGGACCCCGAACCGTTTCGGATCAACGTCCTCACCTCCTGCTTCCTCGAACGTGCCCGGATTCCGATCACCTTGCCGACCGATCAGGAGGTCCTCCGAGTCTGCCTGGAAACCTGCTGGCGGATCTCCCCCGACGAGGCCCGGGTCGTCTTCATCCCCAACACCCTTGAGGTCGATCACCTCTGGGTGACTCCCGCCCTCAAGGCCGATGTCGAGGCTCACCCCCACCTCAGCTTCGAAACCGACTTCCAGTCGATCCCGCTCGACGAGGCCGGAACCCTTGATCAGGAATCCCTCTTTCCCCACAGCGTCCGAGGCCGTCGCGCTTCCGGCGCATACGTCTCCGCCTGA
- a CDS encoding substrate-binding domain-containing protein, whose protein sequence is MSRSAAAMWVWVALLPVVLVAGCGETQDERNPPATREKGGLSGPADLPAIPKSGTGSPRITFLLPNQPKTQPLIWKEAAQLDASKQNGIFTVRTAGDGESMAEFVRRVSQEGTSAMVVVVDDAETLGPAIAEARSRGIQVVTILDQVTADGDPVPVIVRGDYGIAAETLVEAAATDATALGKSSEGPALVVYTEDFPEADRRAQALFDALSEAGIETIGAGPQAVSGGQYDVGNMVLETLKERPELAMVLTGDDTSFLGSTIERSELPKGTGVSVAGFLVDPQSFDIVQGSFASAAAFADDRVLGILAYRNAMSLAKGETVPDRIVAPMPVRRAPGPPAFGRLRFDLNPEDAPLEGFDPTKPIQRIESEVKD, encoded by the coding sequence ATGAGCCGGTCCGCCGCGGCGATGTGGGTTTGGGTAGCCCTCTTGCCGGTTGTTCTAGTCGCGGGTTGTGGAGAGACGCAAGACGAACGCAACCCTCCTGCAACGAGGGAGAAAGGCGGTCTTTCGGGGCCGGCGGATCTGCCAGCCATCCCGAAATCGGGGACCGGGTCGCCTCGGATCACGTTTTTGCTGCCGAACCAGCCGAAGACGCAGCCGTTGATCTGGAAAGAGGCGGCACAGCTTGACGCCTCAAAGCAGAATGGAATTTTCACGGTTCGGACCGCTGGTGACGGAGAATCGATGGCGGAGTTCGTCCGCCGAGTGAGCCAGGAGGGCACATCGGCAATGGTCGTCGTGGTCGATGATGCCGAGACCCTTGGTCCCGCGATTGCCGAGGCCAGGAGTCGCGGAATCCAGGTCGTAACGATTCTCGACCAAGTGACCGCCGACGGTGATCCGGTGCCGGTCATCGTCCGGGGCGATTATGGGATCGCCGCTGAGACGTTGGTCGAGGCTGCGGCAACCGACGCGACCGCCCTGGGCAAATCGTCCGAAGGTCCTGCCCTGGTTGTGTACACGGAGGATTTTCCCGAGGCAGATCGCCGCGCTCAGGCTCTGTTTGACGCACTGTCCGAGGCAGGGATCGAGACGATCGGAGCCGGCCCCCAAGCTGTTTCGGGAGGTCAGTATGACGTCGGGAACATGGTGCTGGAGACGTTGAAGGAACGACCGGAACTGGCCATGGTTCTGACGGGAGACGATACAAGTTTTCTCGGCTCGACGATCGAGCGGAGTGAACTGCCCAAGGGAACGGGAGTGTCGGTGGCGGGGTTCCTGGTGGACCCGCAGAGCTTCGACATCGTGCAGGGATCGTTCGCCTCGGCGGCGGCCTTCGCGGACGATCGGGTGCTCGGCATTCTTGCCTATCGGAACGCGATGAGCCTGGCGAAGGGAGAGACCGTGCCTGATCGGATTGTCGCCCCGATGCCCGTTCGACGCGCTCCAGGCCCGCCGGCCTTCGGCCGGCTCCGGTTTGATCTCAACCCCGAGGATGCCCCGCTGGAAGGGTTCGACCCGACCAAACCCATCCAGAGAATCGAGTCGGAAGTCAAGGACTGA